tactctctctctcctctccttaattagtcctactctctctctcctctccttaattagtcctactctctctctcctctccttaattagtcctactctctctctctctctctctccttaattaGTCCtatactctctcgctctccttaaTTAGtcctactctttctctctctctttttaattagtcctactctctctctctctccttagttagtcctattctctctctctctctccttagttagtcctattctctctctctctccttaattaGTCCTACTCTCTCCTTAATTagtcctattctctctctccttaattAGTCCTATTCTCTCCCTCGCCCCTTAATTAGTCCTATTCTCTCGCTCCTTAATTAGTCCTATTCTCTGTCTCCTTAATTAGTCCTCTCTTTGTCTCCTTCACCTCTCAATCCTTTAATGTAGATAACAGaaaactctctccctcccttcctctctccagtGTTGACACCCAGAGAGATGGTTTAATATTCATCTATGACATGACCAACTCCAGCTATGGGAACTTTGACTATGAGCTCTGTGTCAAGATCCTCGACCTTCTCAAGGTAATACACCGCCTGTGTCTCAAATGACTCCCTGTCAAATGACTCCCTGTCAAATGACTCCCTGTCAAATGACACTGTCAAATGACACTGTCAAATGACTCCCTGTCAAATGACTCCCTGTCAAATGACTCCCTGTCAAATGACTCCCTGTCAAATGACTCCCTGTCAAATGActccctgtgtcccaaatgactccctgtgtcccaaatgactccctgtcaaatgactccctgtgtcccaaatgactctctgtgtcccaaatgtcccaaatgactccctgtgtcccaaatgactccATCTCAAATGACTCCCTGTGTCCCATATGACTCCCTGTGTCCCATATGActccctgtgtcccaaatgactccCTCTCAAATGActccctgtgtcccaaatgactccCTCTCAAATGActctctgtgtcccaaatgactccCTGTATCCCAAATGACTCCCTGTCAAATGACTCCCTGTATCCCAAATGACTCCCTGTCAAATGACTCCCTGTATCCCAAATGACTCCCTGTCAAATGACTCACTGTGTCTCAAATGACTCCCTGTCAAACTCCCTATCAAATGActccctgtgtcccaaatgactccctgtgtcccaaatgactccctgtgtcccaaatgactacctgtgtcccaaatgactccctgtgtcccaaatgactccctgtgtcccaaatgactccctgtcaaatgactccctgtgtcccaaatgactccctgtgtcccaaatgtcCCAAATGACTCCCTTTGTCCCAAATGTCCCATATGActccctgtgtcccaaatgactacctgtgtcccaaatgactacctgtgtcccaaatgactccctgtgtcccaaatgactccctgtgtcccaaatgacacatttcatttgtatttttcaaatgcgccgaatacaacaggtgtagacttcacTGTGAAATGCTGACTCACAGGGACACTGGGGGACGATGTCCTCGATGTATCAGACCTTATATAGTACATTACTATAAGAGGGACACGGttcatagtagtgcactatatagtgaactactagtgaccagagccctattccctatatagtgcactactagagaccagagccctattccctatatagtgaactactagtgactagagccctattccctatatagtgcactactttagaccagagccctattccctatatagtgcactactagtgaccagagccctattccctatatagtgaactaatagtgaccagagccctaggaatagggctctggtctaaagtagtgcactatatagggaatagggctctggtctaaagtagtgcactatatagggaatagggctctggtataaagtagtgcactatatagggaatagggctctagtcactagtagttcactatatagggaatagggctctggtctctagtagtgcactatatagggaatagcgctctggtcactagtagttcactatatagggaatagggctctggtcactagtagtgcactatatagggaatagggctctggtcactagtagtgcactatatagggaatagggctctggtcactagtagttcactatatagggaatagggctctagtcactagtagttcactatatagggaatagggctctggtctctagtagtgcactatatagggaatagggctctggtctaaagtagtgcactatatagggaatagggctctagtcactagtagttcactatatagtgaatagggctctggtataaagtagtgcactatatagggaatagggctctggtcactagtagtgcactatatagggaatagggctctggtctaaagtagtgcactatatagggaatagggccctggtcactagtagttcactatatagggaatagggctctagtcactagtagttcactgtatagggaatagggccctggtcactagtagtgcactatatagggaatagggctctggtataaagtagtgcactatatagggaatagggctctggtcactagtagtgcactatatagggaatagggctctggtctaaagtagtgcactatatagggaatagggccctggtcactagtagttcactatatagggaatagggctctagtcactagtagttcactgtatagggaatagggctctggtctctagtagtgcactatatagggaatagggctcttgtcactagtagtgcactatatagtgaatagggctctggtctaaagtagtgcactatatagggaatagggctccggtataaagtagtgcactatatagggaatagggctctggtcactagtagtgcactatatagggaatagggctctggtctaaagtagtgcactatatagggaatagggccctggtcactagtagttcactatatagggaatagggctctagtcactagtagtgcactatatagggaatagggccctggtcactagtagtgcactatatagggaatagggctctggtataaagtagtgcactatatagggaatagggctctggtcactagtagtgcactatatagggaatagggctctggtctaaagtagtgcactatatagggaatagggccctggtcactagtagttcactatatagggaatagggctctggtctaaagtagtgcactatatagggaatagggctctagtcactagtagttcactatatagtgaatagggctctggtataaagtagtgcactatatagggaatagggctctggtcactagtagtgcactatatagggaatagggctctggtctaaagtagtgcactatatagggaatagggccctggtcactagtagttcactatatagggaatagggctctagtcactagtagttcactgtatagggaatagggccctggtcactagtagtgcactatatagggaatagggctctggtataaagtagtgcactatatagggaatagggctctggtcactagtagtgcactatatagggaatagggctctggtctaaagtagtgcactatatagggaatagggccctggtcactagtagttcactatatagggaatagggctctagtcactagtagttcactgtatagggaatagggctctggtctctagtagtgcactatatagggaatagggctctggtcactagtagttcactatatagggaatagggctctggtcactagtagtgcactatatagggaatagggctctggtcactagtagtgcactatatagggaatagggctctggtcactagtagttcactatatagggaatagggctctagtcactagtagttcactatatagggaatagggctctggtctctagtagtgcactatatagggaatagggctctggtctaaagtagtgcactatatagggaatagggctctagtcactagtagttcactatatagggaatagggctctggtctctagtagtgcactatatagggaatagggctctggtctatagtagttcactatatagggaatagggctctggtctctagtagtgcactatatagggaatagggctctggtctatagtagtccactatatagggaatagggctctggtctaaagtagtgcactatatagggaatagggtggtatttAAAGTTTCTCAATTGATACTTCTCCCCCTTCTCTGTTTTATATCCCTCTtcatcatctcctctctctctcctctcttcctcttcatcatctcctctctctctctctcctctcttcctcttcatcatctcctcctgtccccctgtgtctttttctctctttttccatTCACtcgttacctgtgtgtgtgtgtgtgtgtgtgtgtgtgtgtgtgtgtgtgtgtgtgtgtgtgtgtgtgtgtgtgtgtgtgtgtgtgtgtgtgtgtgtgtgtgtgtgtgtgtgtgtgtgtgtgtgtgtgtgtgtgtgtgtgtgtgtgtgtgtgtgtgtcctagggTGCGTTCCCAGCGCGTCTGAAGTGTGTGTTCATCGTGTCGTCTCCTCTCTGGTTCAGAGCTCCCTTCGCCGTCCTCAGACTCTTCGTACGCGAGAAGCTAAGAGAGAGGGTACGaccgtgtgtgtgtaacagtctctctctctctctccccaggtgtgtgtgtgtgtgtgtaacagtctctctctccctccccaggtgtgtgtgtgtgtgtgtaacagtctctctctccctccccaggtgtgtgtgtgtgtgtgtgtaacagtctctctctctccctccccaggtgtgtgtgtgtgtaacagtctctctctctccctccccaggtgtgtgtgtgtgtaacagtctctctctccctccccaggtgtgtgtgtgtgtaacagtctctccctccctccccaggtgtgtgtgtgtgtaacagtctctccctccccaggtgtgtgtgtgtgtgtaacagtctccctccccaggtgtgtgtgtgtgtaacagtctctctctccctccccaggtgtgtgtgtgtgtgtgtgtaacagtctctctctccctccccaggtgtgtgtgtgtgtgtgtaacagtctctctctccctccccaggtgtgtgtgtaacagtctctctctctccctccccaggtgtgtgtgtgtgtaacagtctctctccctccctccccaggtgtgtgtgtgtgtaacagtctctccctccctccccaggtgtgtgtgtgtgtaacagtctctccctccccaggtgtgtgtgtgtgtgtgtgtgtaacagtctccctccccaggtgtgtgtgtgtgtaacagtctctccctccctccccaggtgtgtgtgtgtgtgtgtgtaacagtctccctccccaggtgtgtgtgtgtgtaacagtctctccctccctccccaggtgtgtgtgtgtgtgtgtgtgtaacagtctctccctccctccccaggtgTGTACAGTGAAGGCCCACGAGCTGTCCAATTACATCCCAGTCTCTTCTCTACCTGAGCACCTGTACGGAACCTCCCAGTACAGCCACGTTGCCTGGATACAGTCCTGCGTCAACACCCACACCGCCCCAGGCGACGCGCACGCACACCCGCACGACACACACGACTGCGTGGGCAGCCTGTTGCTCTCCTACAGCCTGGAGCCTCACAACGCTAACGCCGCCGCTACGTTAGCCGCTACGCAAACCTCCATAGGCTCCCACTCAGATTCGCCGTTGCCGTTAGCCTCCGAGCTAGCGTTAGCGGCTACGGCTAACTCCAACTGCTACGACGATAGTAATGCTAACCCACACGTCCGCTGCGGTACGGTGAACGGCAGGACTCGAGGTCAGGGCAGCCCCCGGCGCTCTGGACCACAGAGGAACCACCAACACTGGAACGGCTCTGCTGGTAGCTGCGGGGTCGGGCCTGGGTTCGGGGTTAATAACGTTGTCGGGACGGCGGTGGCGTCCGTGGTTGTTAGCGGCGTGAATGGTCGTCAGCCACCGCCCCAGTCGGACACGCCCCCAGACACACCCCTCCATCACAAAGTAGTAGGAATTCCGATGAGTGACGGGTCAGAAACCGTCGACGACGGAACAACGAACGAGGAAGGGGACGGaaatgaggatgaggatgaggtagaaggggttcctcctctcccccagaaGTCTCTCCCGCGCCACCCTCACCTCCCGCCGTCCCAGTGTCCCTCACTCTCGTCGTCGTCGTGCGGCGCGTCGCAGCCGGACGAGGACCCCGGCGAGGACCCTTGTCCCCAGGAAGAGGTGTCCGTACACATGCCTGACGGGGTAGGGATGAACGTGTTGGAGCTGGTGGAGCACgtcaagaagaggaagaagaagggaATCTACCAGGAGTACGAAGAGATACGCAAGGAGACTCCTACTGGTAGCTTTGACTACAGCAAGttagtctttctctctgtctctctgtctctgtgtctctatctctctctctctgtctctctgtctctgtctctctctctctctctctctgtctctctgtctctgtctctctctctgtgtctctatctctctctctctctgtgtctctctctctctctctctctctctctgtgtctctctctctctctctctctctctctgtctctctgtctctctctctctgtctctctctctctctctctctttaatggcAGTTGAtagtctaatctctctctctctccctccttcttttcacttccttccttcctctctcgctctctgtgtagGAAGCTGTCCAATCAGATCAAGAACAGGTACAGTGATGTCCTCTGTCTGGACCAATCACGTGTCAGACTCTGCCAGCTCTGTGATGATGAGGACGAGGTAAGTTTCAGGATTGGATCATTATTTAGGTCTAAAATCAGAAGTGTCCCAAATgctatttgttatttatttatacaaatggtattccctatgtagtgttggAGGAGGAGAGTCGCCCCCTCTATGCTttgggaaagttttcagacccctggactttatccacatttttaCGTTAACAGCCTTATTCAATATTCAAAATTAGGGAGTATAAAATAACATTCAAGTTCAACCTCAGTTTGGTTTCATTAtgttgatgtaaaaagggatttataaatattatgttgatgtaaaaagggatttataaatacatttgattgacgtAGTGATGTAATATTTAATCTTAACAGTTGATCCATAATATtcgtgaaagtattcagaccccttgactttttccacattttgttatgttacagccttattctaaaatggattacaattgtttttccccctcatcaatttacacacaataccccataatgacaaagcaaaaacaggtttttagacctTTTGGCAAAtaaaataactgaaatatcacatttacataagtattcagacccttttactcagtactttgttgaagcacctttgacagctattacagcctcaagttttattttacctttatttaactaggcaagtcagttacgaacaaattcttatttataatgacggcctaccggggaacagtgggttaactaccttgttcaggggcagaacgacagatttttaccttgtcagctgggggattcgatctagcaacctttcagttactggcccaatgctctaaccactcggctacctgccgccccgtcttcttgggtttgacgctacaagcttggcacacctgtatttggggagtttctcccattcttctatgcagatcctctcaagctctgtctggttggatggggagcgttgctgcacaattattttcaggtccctccagagatgttc
This genomic interval from Salvelinus alpinus chromosome 6, SLU_Salpinus.1, whole genome shotgun sequence contains the following:
- the ptpn9b gene encoding tyrosine-protein phosphatase non-receptor type 9 isoform X2, whose translation is MAEALTSQEELAVEEFLSEVRSREHPHSAALVSQPTAIKFLMARKFDVSRAIHLFQAYKNTRIKEGIFNINPEEEPLRSELLSGKFTVLPGRDAKGAALALFTARLHSTTDVTTHRAVLQAIIFQLDKAIESVDTQRDGLIFIYDMTNSSYGNFDYELCVKILDLLKVCTVKAHELSNYIPVSSLPEHLYGTSQYSHVAWIQSCVNTHTAPGDAHAHPHDTHDCVGSLLLSYSLEPHNANAAATLAATQTSIGSHSDSPLPLASELALAATANSNCYDDSNANPHVRCGTVNGRTRGQGSPRRSGPQRNHQHWNGSAGSCGVGPGFGVNNVVGTAVASVVVSGVNGRQPPPQSDTPPDTPLHHKVVGIPMSDGSETVDDGTTNEEGDGNEDEDEVEGVPPLPQKSLPRHPHLPPSQCPSLSSSSCGASQPDEDPGEDPCPQEEVSVHMPDGVGMNVLELVEHVKKRKKKGIYQEYEEIRKETPTGSFDYSKKLSNQIKNRYSDVLCLDQSRVRLCQLCDDEDETSDYINASLMDGYKRSNAYIATQGPLPKTFGDFWRMVWEQMVLIVVMTTRVVERGRVKCGQYWPKEEGTTEQHGLFLVRNTSIQLYQDFRLSQLELYNSQTGEMREVSHYLYVSWPDFGVPKCALAMLDFREHVQQRQETALRSLGAEWVGPPGGPPLVVHCSAGIGRTGTFCTLDICLSRLEDIGTVDVCETVRRMRTQRAFSIQTWDQYYFCYTAVIEYAQRRGKLTPVQWSDSDLETDSE
- the ptpn9b gene encoding tyrosine-protein phosphatase non-receptor type 9 isoform X1 translates to MAEALTSQEELAVEEFLSEVRSREHPHSAALVSQPTAIKFLMARKFDVSRAIHLFQAYKNTRIKEGIFNINPEEEPLRSELLSGKFTVLPGRDAKGAALALFTARLHSTTDVTTHRAVLQAIIFQLDKAIESVDTQRDGLIFIYDMTNSSYGNFDYELCVKILDLLKGAFPARLKCVFIVSSPLWFRAPFAVLRLFVREKLRERVCTVKAHELSNYIPVSSLPEHLYGTSQYSHVAWIQSCVNTHTAPGDAHAHPHDTHDCVGSLLLSYSLEPHNANAAATLAATQTSIGSHSDSPLPLASELALAATANSNCYDDSNANPHVRCGTVNGRTRGQGSPRRSGPQRNHQHWNGSAGSCGVGPGFGVNNVVGTAVASVVVSGVNGRQPPPQSDTPPDTPLHHKVVGIPMSDGSETVDDGTTNEEGDGNEDEDEVEGVPPLPQKSLPRHPHLPPSQCPSLSSSSCGASQPDEDPGEDPCPQEEVSVHMPDGVGMNVLELVEHVKKRKKKGIYQEYEEIRKETPTGSFDYSKKLSNQIKNRYSDVLCLDQSRVRLCQLCDDEDETSDYINASLMDGYKRSNAYIATQGPLPKTFGDFWRMVWEQMVLIVVMTTRVVERGRVKCGQYWPKEEGTTEQHGLFLVRNTSIQLYQDFRLSQLELYNSQTGEMREVSHYLYVSWPDFGVPKCALAMLDFREHVQQRQETALRSLGAEWVGPPGGPPLVVHCSAGIGRTGTFCTLDICLSRLEDIGTVDVCETVRRMRTQRAFSIQTWDQYYFCYTAVIEYAQRRGKLTPVQWSDSDLETDSE